A window of the Procambarus clarkii isolate CNS0578487 chromosome 77, FALCON_Pclarkii_2.0, whole genome shotgun sequence genome harbors these coding sequences:
- the LOC123762485 gene encoding piggyBac transposable element-derived protein 4-like, whose translation MSWRGRLSFKVYNPNKPDKHGVKLYMLAEAGTGYIIDFEVYAGVGKTTVETMMALMWPSLHKSYHLYMDKYYNSVHLTELLREHGVYTCGPLRLHCGAPKILQQLAKGKFAVDQTIFRRKDNTFIILWKDKRVVSLITNCHNADTQEVQRRKRVRKRDGATSVKIVTVNKPTAICDYNTNMKGVDHFDQMVKYYRFTRKSHKWTKKITFCFLQMALHNAYVLYKMYTCTDAKKLTLLQFHEVAIWSLLRWDLDEWPATESPIPHAEDYQDPSDDLATQ comes from the coding sequence ATGTCGTGGCGTGGTCGTTTATCCTTCAAGGTTTATAATCCAAATAAACCAGATAAGCATGGGGTAAAGTTGTACATGCTTGCTGAGGCAGGGACTGGCTACATTATTGACTTTGAGGTGTATGCCGGAGTTGGTAAGACAACAGTGGAGACAATGATGGCCTTGATGTGGCCATCATTGCACAAGAGTTATCATCTTTATATGGACAAATACTATAACTCTGTCCATCTCACAGAATTGCTACGGGAACATGGTGTGTACACTTGTGGACCACTCAGATTGCATTGTGGCGCCCCCAAAATTCTGCAACAGCTTGCAAAAGGTAAATTCGCTGTTGATCAAACCATTTTCAGGCGCAAGGACAACACTTTTATTATCctatggaaagacaagagagtggTGTCATTGATCACAAACTGCCATAATGCTGACACACAAGAAGTACAACGAAGGAAGAGAGTGAGGAAACGTGACGGAGCAACATCAGTAAAGATTGTAACTGTGAACAAACCAACTGCCATTTGCGACTACAACAccaacatgaaaggtgttgatcacttcgaccaaatggtcaaatattacaGGTTCACCAGGAAATCACATAAGTGGACGAAGAAGATCACATTTTGTTTCCTTCAGATGGCTCTACACAATGCCTATGTGTTGTACAAGATGTACACATGTACTGATGCCAAGAAATTGACCCTACTCCAGTTTCACGAGGTAGCAATATGGTCCCTGTTGAGGTGGGACCTGGATGAGTGGCCTGCCACTGAAAGCCCTATCCCACATGCTGAGGATTACCAAGATCCTTCTGATGATTTGGCAACACAGTGA